The window GCGCAGGAAGCCATGCTGCGGGCCTGGGCCGCACGTGAACGCTATGCGGCAGGCACCAACTTCAAGGCCTGGACCTTCACGATCCTGCGCAACCACTTCTATTCCGAAGCGCGCCGCGCGCGCTTCCATGGCGAGTACGACGAACTGGCCGCCGAACGCATCCTGCGCACCGATGCAACCCAGGAGAGCGCCATCGAACTGGCCGATGTCCTGCGTGCTCTGGAGGCGATCCCGGCCAACTACCGTGAAGCGCTGATCCTGGTGGCTGCGGGCAATCTTTCCTACGAGGAAATCGCGAGCATCTGCGACATTGCGCTGGGAACGGTGAAAAGCCGGATCTGCCGCGCGCGCGCCATGCTTTCCAAGATCATCGAGTCGGGCCAGCTGCCGGACTCGCGCCACGAATTCGTGCTCACCGGCGAGGCCATCGACGCCTTCTTCGCCGAGTTGGGCAAGGTTTCCAACGTCGAGGAGCTGCGCCGCATCGCGGCCTGATCTCCCACTCATTCGGTGTGCCCTCTTTGAGGGGGCTCCCCCCAGCCGGACCCTGATCGTACCATGCCCCACGCGGCCAATATCCTGATCGTCGAAGACGAATTTCTGCTCGCCCTGCAGCTTGAAGATATCCTCATGGATGGCGGCCACGCCGTGGTCGGAACCGTCAGCGAGCGGTCTGCGCTGGATGCGCTGGCACAGAACCAGGTGCGGCCGGACATCGCCCTTGTCGATCTCAATCTGCGCGACGGGCTGACCGGGCCGGAAGTGGCGCGCGACTTGTGCGACAAGTTCGGGGCGCATGTCATCTACGTCACGGCCAACCCGGCGCAGATCGGCAATCCGGCGTCGCGTGCAGTGGGGGTGGTCCAGAAGCCATTCGGACCGGAAGCGATCCTCGCGGCCATCCGCTACGTCCTGGATGGGTGTCCGGAGACGTCGCGTCCGGCCGGGCTCGACAAGCTTTCGATGGCTTCGCGTTAGGCGCGGGATAATCCAGTTTTTGAGAAAGGGCGCTGTTCCGAGAGGGACGGCGCCCTTTTTCGTGCGTTGGGCGTGGAGGGGAGCTTGCTGCGTCTGGCATTGCCAGAGAGCGGGGCAGGATAGGGGACTGCAGTGCCCCAGCCATGAAAAAGGCCTCTTCCGCATGACGAAAGAGGCCTCCTCTCAGGAGCGATCCCGGCGGGGGGATGACGGTTCGCTCTCTCTCCCGATGGTACGGGGCGAGTGCGGTGGGAGTGTGCGCTCGCCCGGTGTCCGTGTGGCTTACTCGCGCTCGTCGCCCGGACCCTGGTCCTCGGCGAGTTCCAGTTCCTTGGGCTTGCGCTTCTCGAAGACCTTGGCGATCTTGGCTTCGGTCTCGGCGCTGAGGCCTTCGGCGGCGGCGGGGAACATGTCCTCCTCCTCCTCCTCGATATGGTGCAGGTAGCGATGGCGCATGTCCTTGAAGGTCATCAGCCAGGCGTTGCTGCTCATGTCGGTGTCGGCCAGCTCGGCGAGGAAATCGTCGATCTCCTTGTGTTCGGCGACCGAGTGGCGCGCTTCGTCGCGCAGCTTGGGGTCGGCGAGCATGGCCGCGTAAAGCGATTCCTCTTCAGCGGCGGCGTGAGCCTGCAGTTCCTTGCTGAGCGCGGCGAAGAGCGTGCGGCGCTCCTCGCTGTCACCGTGCGTTTCGCCGAGCTTGGCCAGCATGTCGCGGTGACGGTCGTGGTCGGCCTTGAGATCGGCGAAGATCCGTGCGTCTGCCATGGGGCGTCTCCAAATCCTGTGGTTGTCGGTTTTGCCGATAACAACGGGCAGGAGACGCTTTTGTTTCCCGGAAATACGCCTTTTTAGCGGTGTTCGGCGCTGGCGCGTGCAATGGCCGAGCGCAGGTCACGCTCGCCATAGGGCTTGGTTACCACGGGGACGCCGGTGAAGTTGCCTTCGGGCAGCGTACGCTCGCCATAGCCACTGGCGAAGATGAAGGCGATGCCCCTTTCGCGCAGCGCTTCGGCGATCGGCGCGCTGGTGTCCTTGCCCAGGTTGATGTCGAGCATGGCAAAGGCGATCTCGGTGTGCTCAAGGATATCCATCGCGGCCGCCACCGACCCCGCCACGCGGCAATCGGCAAAGCCACAGGCGCGCATGTGGTCCTCGGCTTCCATCGCGATGATGACATTGTCCTCGACGATAAGCGCGGCGCCTTCGGGCAGTTGCGCGCGAAGGTCGGTTCCCTCCGGCACCTCGACCACGCCCTGGCGCGGGTCCGCACCGGGTGTTTCGAACGTTGCGACATGCTCATTGGGAATGAGGAAGAAGGCCTGCATTCCGGCCTCGGGGTAGATCACCGAGGCGCTGCCGCCCAGTTCGTGCGGGATCGTGCGCTCGATGATGGTCGAGCCGAAGCCGCGCCGGGTGGGCGGGGTAACCGGCGGACCGTCCTCCTCGCGCCAGTCGATCTCCAGAGCACCATCGTCGCTGCGGGCGATGGTGACATGGACCGTGCCCTGGCTGTCCGAAAGCGCCCCGTACTTGCACGAGTTGGTCATCAGCTCGTGAATGACCAACGCGAGGGTGGTGAAGGCGCTGGGGGCGATCAGGGCATCGGGCCCCTCGATCACGACGCGGTCCGTGCTGTGGCTGGCGTAGGCGGCCGTTTCGGTGCGGATGAGGTCGTAGAAGGAGGACGGGCGCCAGTCCTTCTCGGTCACCTGGTCGTGCGCGCGGGCGAGGGCATGGATGCGGCTGCCCACGATCTCGGCGAACTCGTCGATGGTGCTGGCGCCGTCCTTGCTCTGCGAGACCAGGCCTCGGATGAGGTTGAGGATGTTGCGCACGCGGTGGTTGAGTTCCGCGATCAGCATATCCTGCTGCTGGCTCGCCTGCTCGCGCTGGGCGTGGGCGGCGTCCGACATGCGCAGGACGACTTCCAGGAGCGTGATGCGCAGCGATTCCGCCGCAGCCGTCTCTTCCTCGGTCCAGGGGCGTGAATAGCCGCGGCGCTCTTCCTTCCAGAGGTCGAAGCTCTTGCGCGGGGTGAGGCGCGCGCCATTCGGGCCGAGCTCGACCGACTTCTCCGGATTGCCCGCCCAGTGCACCTCGCGCAGCTGCTCCTTGCGGAACAGGACGATGTAGTCGCGCGGGGAGCGGCTGACGGGAAGGGCCATGACGCCCGCGGCCTTGTCGGCCCATTCGCGCGCGGGCTCGAAGATGGAGGTGATGTTGTCGGTCGCCCACACGGTGCTGGCGCCCGCGGTGTTGAGGAAGCGGGCGAGCTGGCCGAACTGGGCGCGGGTCGGGGTGAGGCCGTCGGCCATGAATTCGCCGTCGACCCAGCCGATGGCACCGTCAAAGCCGATCACCCGTCCGATCGACTCGCTGAAGTCGCCAAAGGCGTCGAGCAGCGAGCCGCCACCGGCGACCCGGCTCATGATCTCGTCATGCAGCTTCATCGAATCGCCGCGGCGTTCGAAGGCCGCGTCGGTTTCCTTCTGCTCGAGAAGGTAGGCGAAGAACTCGCCGAACAGCTCCGCTGCCGTGCGCACCGAGTAGGACAGGCGCAGCGGGCTGTAGTGATGGCAGGCCATCAGGCCCCACAGCTTGCCCCGGCGCATGATCGAGACCGACATCGAGGCCTTGACCCCCATGTTGCGCAGGTACTCGATGTGGATCGGGGAGACCGCGCGCAGGCCCGACATCGAAAGGTCGAGCGGATCGCCTGTCGGTCCCGTGGCGGGAATGACCGGCACGGTGGGATCGTCGATGTCGGTGATGATGCGCAGCAGGTTGCGGGTGTAAAGCTTGCGTGCCTGCTTGGGGATGTCCGATGCGGGAAAGTGCAGGCCCTTGAAACTGTCGACAAGGCCGTTGAGGCTCTCGGCGATGACTTCGCCGGCACCTTCCTCGGAGAAGCGGTAGACCATGACCCGGTCGAAGCCGGTGAGGCCGCGCAAGTGGCGCGCCGCGCTTGCGCACAGCTTCTCGATCGATTCGGTCTGGCGCATGCGCTCGATCATCGGACGCACGTAGGAAACGAAGTCGCGGCGACGCCCGCTTTCGTGCTCCTCGATCTCGACCACGAAGGAGCGGCCCGAGGTGTGCACGGCAAGGTCGAAGAGGCGCCCGTCGTTCAGGAGGTCGACCTCGAAGATGCGTTCGACCGTGTTCGAGGAGCCCAGGATCTGCAGGCGCGAGCGGATGTCGTGCATCGCGCTGGGCGAAAGGAACTGCGCGGCGTTGAGGCCGATCAGGTCCTGCGCGCTCTGCCCGAACAGGGCATCGCAGTTGCGCGAGGCATGGTTGATGATCCAGTCGCTCGAGAACGAGATCAGCCAGCCGAAACTCTGGATCCGTCCAATGATGTGGATCGGTTCCAGGTCGCAGGTGGAGAGGTCGACTTGGTGTTGGTCTTCAGCCATCGGCGCGAGGTGTCTCCATGTTCGACCCGACGGCGAAGGCGGTCTCGAAGTGAGCGAATGTGGCAAGGGCGGCGGCTTCGACCGCACGCTCTTCGGACGGGCCGAAGCTGCGCGCGCGCGCCCAGGTGTTGAGGGCCTTCCAGACGGCGTGGCCGGTATCGTCTTCCATGTAGCGCGAAGGCAGTCCCGTCTCGCGGCCATGGTAGCCTTCGGCGCGGATCACCGCGTTGCCCAGACGCGAGCCGGCGATCACATAGGCCACGCCTGCGCCGCCGCAAGGGGCGTGAACGCAGGCATCGGGTTCGGGGGCCGGAAGGGCCGACATGGACAGGCCGCGTTCGGCAAGGTCGGCGGCGAGCATGGCGGGAAAGTCCGGGCAGGGCATGTCGAGCTCTTCCTCGACGAAACGGCGGAACGGCGCATCGAGGCCCTTCAGGGCCACGGCGTGGGCCGCAAGAAAGCGCGCGCAATCGTCCGCAGCGCCCAGGTCAAGGGCGCCGAAGGCCGCATCGAGCCGGTCGTGCGAGGCTCGTGTCACTGCGCGCAGCTGGCTCAGCATGAAGAAGTCTTTCGGGCCTTTGTCATGAACGTCGGGAAATCCATTGCACGATCGAATAGTTGAACCGCCACCATTTGCAAGGAGCGCTAAGTGAGTGGGGGAGCGATCCACGCACCGCGACCGGACGCCGCGTTCTGCGCGCCGCGCTCGTGAAATCAAACGTCAAGGTTCGAGAAATGTTCCTGAGGCACGCAATAGCAGTGAGTGAGATGCCTGTCTGTGCATTAGTGCACAGAACGTGAAAGTGACAGTTTGTGTCAGGAACATGCGCCGGAGCGGCTCGTTAGACAGGGATCAACACATGTGACTGGCGGCGCGCAGGCGTCGGGAAAACCTTATGGACGCTATGGCCCTGAACAACGACAACGCCCTTCTCGAGCGGCTGGAAGCGCGCGATCGCGACGCGCTGTCCTCGGCGGTAGAGGAGGTTCGCTTCGAATCCGGCGCGGTGCTCTACGAGCCGGGCAGCAATATCGACTACTGCTATTTCCCGACCGGCTCGGCGATCTGTTCGTACTTTGTCGAAATGGACGAAGGCGTGGCCGTCGAGACCATCCTGATCGGCCGGGAAGGGGCTCTGGGCGGCGTGGTCAGCCACGGCAACCTGCCCGCCTTCGCGCGTTCCAATGTGCTGCATGGCGGGGTCTTCCAGCGTATCGCCCTGCGCGATCTCGACCGGCTGAAGCGCGACAACCCGGCGGTCGCGCACCTGATGAACCGCTACAGTGATTGCGTCATGGCGCAGGTCTTCCAGTCGATCGCCTGCAACGCGGTCCACACCATCGAGCAGCGGGCGGCCAAGTGGCTGGTCGCGGCCGTGGCGCGCATGGGCCGCCCCAGCGTGACGATGACGCAGGAACAACTCGCCTCGATGATGGGGGTCGGGCGCAGCTACGCCAGCCGCGTGCTCCAGCGCTTCAAGCGCGATGGCCTGCTGCGCACGCGGCGCGGCGGCATCGAGGTGCTGGACCGCGACGGCCTCGCCAACCGGGCCTGCGCCTGCAACGACCATGTCGATGCGCATTTCGAGCGGGTTCTGGGCGGGCTTTACTGATCGGGTAGGGTTTGGCGGCTCGCGGCGAGCCCGAGGACACGAAAGGGCGCGCACGGACGGATATGTCCCTGCGCGCCCTTTCGTGTTTCGTGTCATGAGGCCCGTTCGCGCGGCACTCGGTAAGCCGCGCGAACGGAACCGGCGTATTCTCAGAAGCGGACGCTGACCGTGCCGCGGTAGGACTGGTAGCTCAGGTCGTTGCGCCACACGGTCGTTTCGGCATGGAGCGAAACCGCGATCTGGCCACCTGTGGTGATGCCCACGCCAATCTCGCCCCAGTCCTGGTCGTCGCCGGGCAGGGCGAAGAAGGCGTCGGGGCCCCGGCCACCCACGAAGTTGGCGCCGAAGTAGCCCGGCTTGTCCTGGAAGTCGTGGACATACGTCGCCGAGATATAGGGCTTGATCGCCCCGTTGGCGGCGAGACGCGCGCCGGCACGGGCCTGGGCGCTCTCGTAGTTGTCCATATCGTACTGCAGGGCGGGGCCTCCTCCCACTTCCTTGGTGCGGGTGAAGTCGACCGAGGCGTAGCGGAAGGCGACGCGCGGGGTGAAGCTCAACGCACCGCCCATGCCGATCATCTGGCTGATGCCGGCCTCGCCGCTCAGCACGAGAGGCGAATCGTCGGCGCGCAGCGACCATTCGCTGGTGCCGATCATCACGTCGCGCTGCGTCTTGAAGTCCCAGAAGCCGCCGCTCAGTTGGGCATCGATACCAAAGCCACTCGCCGAGCGCGTGCCGCCGTAGAGATTGACCTGGAACATGTCGCCCGTGACATCGCGCGTGGGATAGCCCGGGTCGCCTTCCATGCGGGTGTAGGAGAGCGCCATGCCGATGAAGCCGGTGCCCCCGTCCGAAATTTCAAGGCCGCCAGCAAGATAGTAGCCGTCGAACTTGTCTCCGGCATAAGGGCGTGCGGTCGGGGCGCCATCGCTCTTGCCGTCGATGTAGCCACCGGCCACGAAGGCGCTCATCGTGTCGGGCAGGGCGCCCTCGATGACCGAGCCCGGCGCGCCGCCTGCACCCGCCATGGACGGGGCCGTGCCGGCGGTGTTGCTGGTGTCGAACGCCGACAGGGCGCCGCTGGGGCTGCCGTAGTAGGAGAGGGTGCCCCCCGAATTGCCCGCGGTCACCGTCGCGATACGTTCGCGCAGGAAGCGCGAATTGGTGTCGAGTGCGGCGGTCGCCATCGATTGGAGAAGCGGCTGCTCACGCGGGGCCAGTTCCTCGAGCGTGCCCTGAATGCCCGCGATCCCCATCATGTCGAGCGGCCCGTAGACCCCGGCAAGGTTGCCGTAGTACGCGCGGTTCTGGTCGAGCAGCTGCGCGTAGGCGGACTGCACGTTCGAGGAGGGATCGATCACATCGGCGTAGAGCCCGGCCTCGATGGTGACCAGGACCTCGGTGTCGGTGTAGCTGAGCTCGGGCGTCAGGATGGCGCTGATCGCGTTCCAGTTGTCGAACTCGCCCTCGATGCCGCCCGTGGCCGTCAGGATGGTGTATTCGTCGCCGTCGCGCACCATGCCGGTGGGATTGAACATGACCAGACCGCCGATGTCGGCCATGCCGTCGAGCGGAACGTCGGCCGGGTCCAGCATCGTCGGGTTGACCGCGATCAGGTCGGATGTGCCCGAAGGCCCGAGGTCGACGAGGTAGGTGCTGCCCGAGGAGAGGATCACGTTGCCATTGAAGGTCAGCGTGCCGATCTCGCCCACGCCGCCCGGCGCGATCACGCCGGCCACGTTGGTGAAGTAGGGCGTGGTGATCATGCCCGAACCCTGCAGGCCGCCGGTCATCAGCATGTAGTCGCCGTTGGTGGCGAGTTCGCCGTCGACGCGCACCATGCCCTGGTACTGGTTGATCGACATGAGCGAGGTGAGCGAGCCGTCCTCGGTGATGTCGAGGGCCGCGCCCGCACCGTCCATGGAAAAGCGGTCGATGGTGACCGCGCTCGAGAGCGTGGTCGTACCGTCCGCGCTCAGTGTCACGTCGTAGTAGGTCGGACGCACGCCGTTCGCGGGATCGCCCGCGTCGTTGTCAGGCACGAAACCGCTCGCACCGGGAAGGCCGTTGGCGATCGTGGGCGCGTCGAGGACAAACGGGGTAACCGTGGCCTGGGCCGCGTCGTCGGCGCGGGCGAGCAGGTCCCCGACGGCGACGGTCGCACCGGCATCGGTGGTGACCGGCGTGCTCGCATCGACAAGTTCGCCGTCGATGTAGATATCGCCGGTCGCCATGTCCTCGCAGATGTCGTCGCCGCCCAGCTGGAAGCAGGCGTGGCCGAACGAGTCCGGGCTGCCGGCTGATCCGGCGCCAGGGGCATCGGGCACGCCGTTGACGAGGTTGCCGTCGGCGTCGAGCACCATGTAGTTGGGATCGGTGATGGTCACCCAGTGCTCGGGATCTTCCCAGGCTCCGTCACCCTCGACAGCGCTGGCATAGCGGTAGGGGTTGTTGGCCGCGATCCAGTCCCAGTAGAGATAGAGCGGCTGGTAGAAGCTCATCGTGCCGTAGGTGCTGAAAGGCTGGGGCCCGAAGAAGCGGCTGCCACCCGAAAGGACGCCGATGACGACGTCGATGTCGTAGGTCTCATCCAGGATCAGCGGACCGCCCGAATCGCCGCCTGCGGTCGTGCCCTCGTTGGGGGTGGCCGCGTCCTTCCACAAGTTGAAGTCGTAGGGGTTCGCCTCCGGCGTTCCGCGCAGCGGGTCATCGAAGTCGAGCATGTAGAGGTTCTGCGGGAGCCCCGAGGTGCTGCCGAACAGGAACAGGTCGCGCTGGTCGAAGCTGGCGAGCGCGCCGAGCATGTTCTCGGCGGCGCGGCGGCGGTAGTCGATGCCGCCGGTGTCGCCCGTCGAGCCCGAGCCATTGCGGCCATAGCCGGTGATCTTGACGTGGTAGCCGGTGCCATTCTCGTCGGTGATCTCATCGGGCGTGGGCAGCGGCGAGAACATCAGCGCCCAGGTCGGTACGTCGGCGGCGGGCGTGTCGAGCGAGGCCATCGCGACGTCGCCGTAGAGAAACGAGAGCGCGGCGGGCTCGAGCGAGGCGGGGTGATAGTTCACCCAGTCCGCGTTGTAGAAGGCCAGGTCCGGGTTGGACTGGTTGCCCCCGAAGTACCAGTCGAGAAGGCCGTTGTAGTTGTCTTGCGCGAAGCCGAAGCCGATCGGCACGCCGCCAGTGGTGGAGCCGTAGGTGGTGGGATCGCGATCGTTCACGCAGTGCGCGGCGAAGATCACCGTGCGCGGGTTGATCAGCGTTCCGGTGCACAGGCCGATGAAGCCGTTCTGCTGGTCGATGATCATCTGGCCAACGCCGTTCACGTCCTCGGGGTCGAGGCTGGTGGTGCTGTTACCGGGGTCCGCGACCACGATGTGCGGCGCGTTCACGACGTCGGGCGCCTGGATCTGGCGGTAGGCGGCCTCGAAGACGGTGGTGGCATCGCTGCCCGCGCCGTGCGCGGTGTTCCAGGCCTGCCCCGGCCGCTCCTGCGCGCCAGCCTCGACCGACAGGAGCGCGAGCCCCGCCGCCGAGCCCAGAAGCAGGCTGCGGCGCATCACCTTGCGAGACGAAACTTGTGCAATCCTCATAAAAGCCCCGGTTCTGCTGTGCCGGCTGCCTTCGCGAGTGTGCATTCCTGACCCGCTACGGCGCGACCGGCGGATTACGGCCCGGCCTTCGGGGGCCGGTGCCTTGTGATGGAGATGTATCGTGCGCCCTTCGCGTCGTGGCGGCGCGCTGGACGGCTGCAACGTTCGGCAGACCGGGGCGGATCGCAATAGGGATTATGCGTAATATCTAAGTATTTACCGAAGGGTGTTGCAATTTGGTCATGCTGGTCTGGTGGGCTCCATATAAATCAATGACTTGTTGAATGTCTGTAGGGCCGGTTCCCGCAATTGTGATCGGTGTTTTATCTGACACAACTTGTCACTTTCCGCCCTCGCAATGGAGGCCCGCTATTGCGCGGCGCGGAAGCTGCCGAAGAGCAACTGGGCGTTGTTGCGCGTGCGGGTGGGGGCGCTGATGAAGAAATAGCGGGGAAGCTTGCCCGTGAAGGCGCGGGTGTCGGCGATCTTCTGGTCGTCGAGGTAGACCTGCAGCATCTCGCCCTCGACCGCGATGGAGACATGCATGACGCGGTTGGCGTAGTGGCGCAGGTCGAGGTGCTCGGCGTGGTAGTAGTCGGTTGCGCTGCTGGAAACGTTGCTGCTGCCCATGTAGTTGACGTGGACCGCCGCAATGGCGCCGTGGTTGTGGGCGTCCATGATGTAGTCGGCAACGCTGTTGTCCCGCGCGAAGCCGAAATAGAAACCCGAAGCATCGCGCGCGGTGTCCGCCGCTGTGAGCACGTCGAACTCGACCGTGAAGCTTTCGGGCAGGGCCTTGCCGCCGTTCAGCTTGTAGGTGGCGAAGGGCTGGAGCTTGAGCCAGTTGCCGTCGATGCCACCGACGGAAACGACTGCGCCGGATCCGTTGGTCTTCCAGGCATCGGGCATCGTGCCGAGCGGTGCGCTGGCAAAGTCTGTCGCGGCGATGGTCTGGCTGCCGGGGGTGAAGGCGAAGCCTTCGTTGATCTGCAGGCTCTGGCCGCCTGCGGTACCGTCCTGCAAGTCCGAGGTAGCACTGCCGGTGCCGCGCATCTGCCGCTCGACTTCCTGCTCGACCTGGTTCTTGATCGCACCGAATACGTCTCCGAACTGTGCGGACGCCGGCGCAGTTGCCAGCAGCAGGGGGCTGGCAAGACCGGCAAGGAGAAGCGGGCGGGCAAGATAGCGCATTGAAAAGGTTTCCGAACAGCCTGGAAGAACAAGGTGGGGCGTCGTAGTTGCGAGGGCCCTACTGTTCAAGGTGTTCGTGAAGTGTGACGTGTCGTTGCCCGACGTGTGCACAGGAGCGTGTTCCCGCATTTGTGAGGGGGCATTCGTTTGCATCGTGTGCGCCATTGTGGGGCACTTTTTTCTATGCAGGCCGATGGCTGAGTGGGCGGGTGGCGCATCTGCTTGGTGCAAGAGGGAGGGGCGGCGGGCGTATTTGCCCGCCGCCCCAACGCATTCAGTAGCGGTCCGCGTTCATCACCTTGGTCCAGGCCGCGACGAAGTCGGACACGAACAGGTCCTGTGCGTCAGCCGAAGCATAGACTTCTGAGACGGCGCGCAGCTCCGAGTTGGAACCGTAGATCAGGTCGACCGGGGTGGCCGTCCACTTCGCCTCTCCGCTTGCGCGGTCCTTGCCCTCGTAGAGGCCGGGGGAGGCCGACTTCGACCAGACGGTGTCCATCGTCAGCAGGTTGACGAAGAAGTCGTTGGTGAGCTGGCCGGGGCGGCTGGTGAAGATCCCTGCCGTCGACCCGCCTGCATTCGCGCCCAGCGCGCGCATGCCGCCGAGAAGAACGGTCATTTCGGGAACGGTCAGGCCCAGCATGTCGGCCTTGTCGACCATGGCGTCGGCCGGCGCGTAGTTGGCACCTTCGCTGTAGTAGTTGCGGAAGGCATCGGCCTTGGGCTCCAGATAGGCGAAGGAGGCCGCGTCGGTCATGTCCTGCGTGGCATCGACACGGCCGGGCGTGAAGGGCACCTTGACCGGGTGTCCGGCGTCGCTCGCGGCCTTTTCGATCGCGGCCGCACCGCCAAGAACGATGAGGTCGGCCATCGAGATCGGCGTACCGGCTTTGGCCGCGCTCGCGCGGATCTTGTCCAACTGGCCCAGCACCATCTTCAGTTCAGTCGGATCGTTGACCGCCCAGGAGGTCTGCGGATCGAGCCGCAGGCGTGCGCCGTTCGCGCCGCCGCGCATGTCGGTGCCCCGGTACGTCGCGGCCGAGGCCCAGGCGGTGCGCACGAGCTGGGGCACGGTCAGCCCGGAGGACAGGATCGTCGACTTGAGGGCGTCCGCCTGCGCGGCGCTGAGCGGGGCGAAGCTGGGTTCGGGCAGTGGGTCCTGCCACACGAAGGTCTCACCGGGCACATCGGCGCCCAGGTAGCGGGCCTCGGGTCCCAGATCGCGGTGGGTCAGCTTGAACCAGGCGCGCGCGAAGGCCTTGGCGAACAGGCTCGGGTCCTGCTGCCAGCGTTCGAGTACCGCGCGGAAGCCCGGATCGCGCTTGAGCGCGATGTCGGTGGTGAACATGATCGGCGCGTGGAACTTGCCCTCGACATGCGCGTCGGGGACGAGGCTGGCGGCGGCCGGATCGGTCGGGATCCATTGCGTGGCGCCAGCGGGGCTCTTGGTCGTCGTCCACTCGAAGTTGAGGAGGTTGTCGATGTACTGGGTGGTGAACCGGGTGGGAGCGGCCGACCAGGCGCCTTCAAGGCCGGAGGTCAGCGTGTCCTCGGCGTTGCCCTTGCCACAGGAGTTCTTCCAGCCAAGGCCCTGCTGTTCGACGCCCGCCGCGGTGGGCTCGTCACCCAGGCAGTCCTCGGGCTTGTGCGCACCGTGCGCCTTGCCGAAGGTATGCCCGCCCGCGATCAGAGCCAGCGTTTCCTCGTCGTCCATCGCCATCTGGCCGAAGGCGACGCGGATGGCCTG is drawn from Novosphingobium decolorationis and contains these coding sequences:
- a CDS encoding sigma-70 family RNA polymerase sigma factor; this translates as MTAQLSEAGETTALTDGEFKRALADVAPHLRAFARGLCGNRDRADDLAQEAMLRAWAARERYAAGTNFKAWTFTILRNHFYSEARRARFHGEYDELAAERILRTDATQESAIELADVLRALEAIPANYREALILVAAGNLSYEEIASICDIALGTVKSRICRARAMLSKIIESGQLPDSRHEFVLTGEAIDAFFAELGKVSNVEELRRIAA
- a CDS encoding response regulator gives rise to the protein MPHAANILIVEDEFLLALQLEDILMDGGHAVVGTVSERSALDALAQNQVRPDIALVDLNLRDGLTGPEVARDLCDKFGAHVIYVTANPAQIGNPASRAVGVVQKPFGPEAILAAIRYVLDGCPETSRPAGLDKLSMASR
- a CDS encoding hemerythrin domain-containing protein, with amino-acid sequence MADARIFADLKADHDRHRDMLAKLGETHGDSEERRTLFAALSKELQAHAAAEEESLYAAMLADPKLRDEARHSVAEHKEIDDFLAELADTDMSSNAWLMTFKDMRHRYLHHIEEEEEDMFPAAAEGLSAETEAKIAKVFEKRKPKELELAEDQGPGDERE
- a CDS encoding HWE histidine kinase domain-containing protein, translating into MAEDQHQVDLSTCDLEPIHIIGRIQSFGWLISFSSDWIINHASRNCDALFGQSAQDLIGLNAAQFLSPSAMHDIRSRLQILGSSNTVERIFEVDLLNDGRLFDLAVHTSGRSFVVEIEEHESGRRRDFVSYVRPMIERMRQTESIEKLCASAARHLRGLTGFDRVMVYRFSEEGAGEVIAESLNGLVDSFKGLHFPASDIPKQARKLYTRNLLRIITDIDDPTVPVIPATGPTGDPLDLSMSGLRAVSPIHIEYLRNMGVKASMSVSIMRRGKLWGLMACHHYSPLRLSYSVRTAAELFGEFFAYLLEQKETDAAFERRGDSMKLHDEIMSRVAGGGSLLDAFGDFSESIGRVIGFDGAIGWVDGEFMADGLTPTRAQFGQLARFLNTAGASTVWATDNITSIFEPAREWADKAAGVMALPVSRSPRDYIVLFRKEQLREVHWAGNPEKSVELGPNGARLTPRKSFDLWKEERRGYSRPWTEEETAAAESLRITLLEVVLRMSDAAHAQREQASQQQDMLIAELNHRVRNILNLIRGLVSQSKDGASTIDEFAEIVGSRIHALARAHDQVTEKDWRPSSFYDLIRTETAAYASHSTDRVVIEGPDALIAPSAFTTLALVIHELMTNSCKYGALSDSQGTVHVTIARSDDGALEIDWREEDGPPVTPPTRRGFGSTIIERTIPHELGGSASVIYPEAGMQAFFLIPNEHVATFETPGADPRQGVVEVPEGTDLRAQLPEGAALIVEDNVIIAMEAEDHMRACGFADCRVAGSVAAAMDILEHTEIAFAMLDINLGKDTSAPIAEALRERGIAFIFASGYGERTLPEGNFTGVPVVTKPYGERDLRSAIARASAEHR
- a CDS encoding biliverdin-producing heme oxygenase; this translates as MLSQLRAVTRASHDRLDAAFGALDLGAADDCARFLAAHAVALKGLDAPFRRFVEEELDMPCPDFPAMLAADLAERGLSMSALPAPEPDACVHAPCGGAGVAYVIAGSRLGNAVIRAEGYHGRETGLPSRYMEDDTGHAVWKALNTWARARSFGPSEERAVEAAALATFAHFETAFAVGSNMETPRADG
- a CDS encoding Crp/Fnr family transcriptional regulator — its product is MDAMALNNDNALLERLEARDRDALSSAVEEVRFESGAVLYEPGSNIDYCYFPTGSAICSYFVEMDEGVAVETILIGREGALGGVVSHGNLPAFARSNVLHGGVFQRIALRDLDRLKRDNPAVAHLMNRYSDCVMAQVFQSIACNAVHTIEQRAAKWLVAAVARMGRPSVTMTQEQLASMMGVGRSYASRVLQRFKRDGLLRTRRGGIEVLDRDGLANRACACNDHVDAHFERVLGGLY
- a CDS encoding autotransporter domain-containing protein; translated protein: MRRSLLLGSAAGLALLSVEAGAQERPGQAWNTAHGAGSDATTVFEAAYRQIQAPDVVNAPHIVVADPGNSTTSLDPEDVNGVGQMIIDQQNGFIGLCTGTLINPRTVIFAAHCVNDRDPTTYGSTTGGVPIGFGFAQDNYNGLLDWYFGGNQSNPDLAFYNADWVNYHPASLEPAALSFLYGDVAMASLDTPAADVPTWALMFSPLPTPDEITDENGTGYHVKITGYGRNGSGSTGDTGGIDYRRRAAENMLGALASFDQRDLFLFGSTSGLPQNLYMLDFDDPLRGTPEANPYDFNLWKDAATPNEGTTAGGDSGGPLILDETYDIDVVIGVLSGGSRFFGPQPFSTYGTMSFYQPLYLYWDWIAANNPYRYASAVEGDGAWEDPEHWVTITDPNYMVLDADGNLVNGVPDAPGAGSAGSPDSFGHACFQLGGDDICEDMATGDIYIDGELVDASTPVTTDAGATVAVGDLLARADDAAQATVTPFVLDAPTIANGLPGASGFVPDNDAGDPANGVRPTYYDVTLSADGTTTLSSAVTIDRFSMDGAGAALDITEDGSLTSLMSINQYQGMVRVDGELATNGDYMLMTGGLQGSGMITTPYFTNVAGVIAPGGVGEIGTLTFNGNVILSSGSTYLVDLGPSGTSDLIAVNPTMLDPADVPLDGMADIGGLVMFNPTGMVRDGDEYTILTATGGIEGEFDNWNAISAILTPELSYTDTEVLVTIEAGLYADVIDPSSNVQSAYAQLLDQNRAYYGNLAGVYGPLDMMGIAGIQGTLEELAPREQPLLQSMATAALDTNSRFLRERIATVTAGNSGGTLSYYGSPSGALSAFDTSNTAGTAPSMAGAGGAPGSVIEGALPDTMSAFVAGGYIDGKSDGAPTARPYAGDKFDGYYLAGGLEISDGGTGFIGMALSYTRMEGDPGYPTRDVTGDMFQVNLYGGTRSASGFGIDAQLSGGFWDFKTQRDVMIGTSEWSLRADDSPLVLSGEAGISQMIGMGGALSFTPRVAFRYASVDFTRTKEVGGGPALQYDMDNYESAQARAGARLAANGAIKPYISATYVHDFQDKPGYFGANFVGGRGPDAFFALPGDDQDWGEIGVGITTGGQIAVSLHAETTVWRNDLSYQSYRGTVSVRF